In the genome of Nakamurella alba, the window ACGCCGAACACGGTGCGGTGCCAGGACTTCCGGCCGATGCCGGTGCGGTCCATCGCGACGTGCTTGATCTGGGTGTACTCCTGCAGCGAGTAGACCGACATGTCCTTGCCGAAGCCGCTGGCGCCGTAGCCGCCGTGCGGCATCTCCGACCAGATCGGGATGTGGTCGTTGAGCCAGACCGTACCGGCCCGCAGCTCCGCGGACGCCCGCAGGGCGGTGTGCACGTTCGTGGTCCAGGCCGAGGCGGCCAGTCCGTACGGGCTGTCGTTGGCGAGATCCAGTCCCTCGTCGACGGTGTCGAAGCCGATGACGGTCAGCACCGGTCCGAAGACCTCGTCCTGCACGATCGGGTCGCCCTGGGCCACGTCGGTGATCAGGGTCGGCCGGTGCCAGAACCCGCCGGCCAGCTCCCCATCGGGCAGCGCACCCGGCGCGATGATCCGGGCGCCACGGGATCCCGCCGCCGCCACCATCCCGGCCACCTTGTCCCGGTGCCGGGCCGAGGACAGCGGACCCAGGTCGGTCGCCGGGTCGTCCGGGGATCCGAGCACGATCGAGCCGTACAGGTCGGCGACGCCGGCCACGAACTCCTCCAGCAGCGAGACGTGCACGTAGGCACGGGTCGCCGCGGTGCAGTCCTGGCCGGTGTTGATCAGCGACCCGGCCACCGCGCCGTGCACGGCGGCCTCGAGGTCGGCGTCGGCGAACACCACGAACGGTGCCTTGCCGCCGAGTTCCAGGTGCACCCGGGCCGCGCGTGCCGAGCAGGCGGCCATCACGCCGCGCCCCACCACCGTCGAGCCGGTGAAGGACACCATCGCGACGTCCGGGTGCGACACCAACGTCTGCCCGGCGTCGGCGCCGGTGCCGGCCAGCACCTGGATCACGTCCGCGGGAAAGCCTGCGGCAGTGGCGCACTCGGCCATCAGCACCGCGGTGAGCGGGGTGATCTCGGCCGGCTTGAGCACGATGGTGTTACCCGCGGCCACCGCCGGCAGGATCTTCCAGGCCGCCATCTGCAGCGGGTAGTTCCACGGGGCGATCGAGCCGACGACACCGATCGGCTCCCGCCGGATCGACGAGGTGTGGTCCGCCGAGTACTCGCCGGTCGCCGCACCCTCCAGCACCCGTGCGGCGCCGGCGAAGAACGAGGTGTTGTCGATGGTGCCGGGCACGTCGAAGCCGGTGGCCAGCTTGGCCGGCTTGCCGGTCTGCGCCGACTCCACGGTGGCGAGTTCGGCTTCCCGGGACCGCATCTCGCCCGCCAGGCCGAGCAGCAGCTCCGAGCGCTCGGCCGGGGTGGTGCGGGACCAGGACCGGAAGGCGGCCTTCGACCGGGCGACGGCCGCGTCCACGTCGGCCGCCGTGGCGAGCGGGTAGTCGGCGACCACACCGCCGGTGGTCGGGTCCAGGATCTCGAAGCGCTCGCCGGACCCACCCACGGGCAGCCCGGTGACCGGGACGGTCGCGGTCATCGTGATCCCCGATCGGGCTTGCGGCGGAACTCGTCCCGCTTGTCCTGCTCCTCCTGCCGGCGGCCCCAGATCTCCTGGAAGCGCCGCGCCGCGAACGGGGCGATCGCGATGATCACCAGTCCGGCGACGATGGAGATGGTGCCACCGTTCACCGGTTCCTCCGGGCGGTGATCATCCGGCCGGCGACGGTGAAGAGCAGCGCGATGACCAGCATGGCCGTGCCGACGACGTTGATCTCCGGCGGGATCGCCTTGCGCGAGGCGCCCCAGACGAACATCGGGAAGGTGACCTCGGAGCCGGAATTGAAGTTGGTGATGATGAAGTCGTCGAAGGACAGCGCGAACGACAGCATCGCGGCGCCGGCGATGCCGGGGACGATCAGCGGGAAGGTGATGCGCCAGAACGTCTGCCAGCGGTTGGCGTAGAGGTCCTGGGCCGCCTGCTCGAGTCTCGGGTCCAGGCCGACCAGCCGCGCCTTGACGGTCACCACGACGAAGCTGAAGCAGAACATGGTGTGCGCGATCCAGATGGTGGTCTGGCCGAGCGGGATGCCCATGTTGACGAACAGCACCAGCAGCGACGAGCCGGCGACGACCTCGGGGGTGGCCATCGGCACGAAGATCAGCACGTTGGCCAGTGCCTTGCCGCGGAACTCGTGGCGCACCAGGCCGAAGGCGGCGAGCGTCCCGAGGATCGTCGCGGCGATGGTCGACAGCACGGCGATCTTGATGCTGAGCAGCAGCGAGTCGCACAGGCCCTCGATGCCGCAGACGTTGCCCCAGTGGTCGAGGGTGAAACCGGCCCAGGTGTAGTTGAAGTCGCCGGCCGGGTCGTTGAACGAGAACACGATGACGACGGCGATCGGCACGAACATGTAGATGAGCGCCAGGATCCCGAAGAAGGTCACCAGGTGGTCGCGGATCCACCGGCCGGCGCCGGACGGCGGGCGGGCGGTGGTGGGCGCCGGCGGGGTCGCGGTCGGCGGCTTGGTGAGGGTTGCCATCAGACCAGTTCCTCCGTGCCGGCGCGCCGGACGTAGTAGATGACCAGCACCACGATCGCCACCATCAGCGAGATGGACAGCGCGGCCGCGTGGCTGTAGTCACGGACCCGCAGGAACAGCGCGTCGATCACGTTGCCCGACATGGATTCCCGCATCGACCCGAGAAAGGTGGCGTTGACGTAGTCACCGGCCGCGGGGATGAAGGTGAGCAGCGTCCCGGACACCACACCCGGCAGCGACAGCGGCCAGGTGATCTTCCAGAACGAGGTCCACGAGCTGGCGTAGAGGTCGCCGGCCGCCTGCAGCAGGTTGCGGTCCTGCTTCTCCAGCGACGCGTACAGCGGCAGCGTCATGAAGGGCAGGAAGTTGTAGGTCAGACCCATGATCACCGCGAGCGGCGTGGCCAGGATGCGCTGGTCGTTGGTCAGCCCGATCAGGTCGGTGATGCTCAGGAAGCCGATGCCGCGCAGGAACGAGGTGAAGGCACCCTCGTCGGCCAGGATCGTGGTCCAGGCCAGGGTCCGGATCAGGAAACTGGTGAGGAACGGCGCGATGATCAGCACCAGCAGGAACGGCCGGACCTTGCTGCTCACCTTGAAGGCGATCGTGTAGGCCAGCGGGTAGGCGATCAGGATCGTCAGGATCGTGGCCAGACCGGCGTAGACGAAGGACCGCAGGAACTGCGGCCAGTACTCGGTCCAGACGTCCCAGTAGTTCGAGAAGGACCAGGTGAAGGTGTAGCCCTCCTCCAGGCCGCCGCTGGTGAGCGAGGAGTTCACCAGCGACAGGATCGGCAGCACGAAGAAGACGATCAGCGCGAGACCGCCGGGCAGCAGCAGGAAGTACGGTGTCAGCTTCTTCGAGACCGGGGTCGCCCGGTCGGGCAGCGGGGTCTGCGGCTCCTGCGGTTCCGAGGCGGCCAGCGGTGCCGCGGCGGTCACGAGGCCACCTCGGCCGCTTCGGCTTCCTTCCACGCGCCCTCGTGCAGACCGAAGGTGTGCTCGGGATGCCAGTACACGCTGACCTTCTCGCCCACCCGGTGCAGTTCCGT includes:
- a CDS encoding aminobutyraldehyde dehydrogenase translates to MTATVPVTGLPVGGSGERFEILDPTTGGVVADYPLATAADVDAAVARSKAAFRSWSRTTPAERSELLLGLAGEMRSREAELATVESAQTGKPAKLATGFDVPGTIDNTSFFAGAARVLEGAATGEYSADHTSSIRREPIGVVGSIAPWNYPLQMAAWKILPAVAAGNTIVLKPAEITPLTAVLMAECATAAGFPADVIQVLAGTGADAGQTLVSHPDVAMVSFTGSTVVGRGVMAACSARAARVHLELGGKAPFVVFADADLEAAVHGAVAGSLINTGQDCTAATRAYVHVSLLEEFVAGVADLYGSIVLGSPDDPATDLGPLSSARHRDKVAGMVAAAGSRGARIIAPGALPDGELAGGFWHRPTLITDVAQGDPIVQDEVFGPVLTVIGFDTVDEGLDLANDSPYGLAASAWTTNVHTALRASAELRAGTVWLNDHIPIWSEMPHGGYGASGFGKDMSVYSLQEYTQIKHVAMDRTGIGRKSWHRTVFGVPD
- a CDS encoding ABC transporter permease, giving the protein MATLTKPPTATPPAPTTARPPSGAGRWIRDHLVTFFGILALIYMFVPIAVVIVFSFNDPAGDFNYTWAGFTLDHWGNVCGIEGLCDSLLLSIKIAVLSTIAATILGTLAAFGLVRHEFRGKALANVLIFVPMATPEVVAGSSLLVLFVNMGIPLGQTTIWIAHTMFCFSFVVVTVKARLVGLDPRLEQAAQDLYANRWQTFWRITFPLIVPGIAGAAMLSFALSFDDFIITNFNSGSEVTFPMFVWGASRKAIPPEINVVGTAMLVIALLFTVAGRMITARRNR
- a CDS encoding ABC transporter permease, whose product is MTAAAPLAASEPQEPQTPLPDRATPVSKKLTPYFLLLPGGLALIVFFVLPILSLVNSSLTSGGLEEGYTFTWSFSNYWDVWTEYWPQFLRSFVYAGLATILTILIAYPLAYTIAFKVSSKVRPFLLVLIIAPFLTSFLIRTLAWTTILADEGAFTSFLRGIGFLSITDLIGLTNDQRILATPLAVIMGLTYNFLPFMTLPLYASLEKQDRNLLQAAGDLYASSWTSFWKITWPLSLPGVVSGTLLTFIPAAGDYVNATFLGSMRESMSGNVIDALFLRVRDYSHAAALSISLMVAIVVLVIYYVRRAGTEELV